The genomic interval AAGCTGGCTACGAAGAGTCATGATTTCTGAAGAGCTGTAGAGAATATCACGCTGAGATGACTTAAATGACGTTTCGCTGGATTCATTTCGATTCGTATATGCGCGGATGAAATACGTATACACAAAGCTCGGGTCTAGGGTTTCATCTACTTTAAGCGTAAAGTACAATCGTTTTTCTTCTTCTGGTTTGAGCAACACATGCTTGCTGTTTCCTTCCTCTATAACCAATCCGGTTGTTTTCGTCAAGAAGAGTTCAACAGGAACATAGTATTTTTGTGGATTGTGTAACATGACCTCTAAGAGATTATAGGACCCAAGAGCAATATTTTCCTTAACCGGCCTTGTGGTAATCGTTAGTAAGGGATCAAAGGTTTTGTCTACTGAGAGCAGGTCTGCTTCTAAGGTCAATTTTTTAGTATCAAGATCTACATCACGACCCTCCCACTCATAGTTGCTTGAAACCCCTTTAGAATCCAATGAATGATGAAGTTCTATATGGCTAGCGTCAATATAACCAAATTCCCCATAAGTTACATCAAAGGGTACCCAACCATAGTCAGGAAAATAAATCTCTGCCCATGCGTGGGGACCAAAATCATTAATGCCATTCCAATTCGTGTACGCTAAGCCGCTCACATAACGGGCAGGTATCCCTAAACTTCGTGCTAAGGCGATAAATAATGACGTAAGTTCATCACAAACACCATAGCGATTTTCCAACACCCAAGAGGCTTTCTGAGAAACTTCCGCAGTTAAGGTATTAAGGCTGTAATCAACGTTTGATTGAACCCACGTAGCCAGATTAAAAAGAACAACATACAGATCGTCTTCACCAGCAGCGAGTTCAGAGGCAAGCATGATGATCTCTTCATTGTCTGAGTCTATATTTTCGGTGGGAAGCGTATACTGCTTGTATGCAGGAGAGAGATCGGTTAAGGGAAATGGTATCTTTTGAGGAATTTTTGGCAATGCAGATGTTGTCTGGACACGGGCACGAAGACCGAAAGGCAATTGTGTTGTGGTAGGTTTATCCCAACGATAGATAATAACGTCTGCCATCTGAGCACTTGGCGTGGTAATGAGTTCCTTTACCGTCTGCCTGCTTGTTTCCCGTGGAAAGTACAATAGATCTGCGGTAACATAATTAATAAAATAGCGTTGGCCTGTTGATTGAAGCTCCATAGTGGCATCAATCGTGAGATTCATGGTTGCAGCTTCACTGTTAAGAAACCAGTCGTGATGTTCTTGAGCTGAAACAACATCAGCATGGAAGGATAAGATTCCTAATATCCCTATGCTGAAAATGAGATACCCGCAGAATAAACTAGACAAGAGAGGTACCTTCCTTTTTTTATGCGAGGACATGCCATCAAGGTAAGCTTGGCTAAACTATATAAAGTTTGCTTTTGGCTTAGATTTAAAAGCTGAGTATCTATCCCTTCTTTCATGCTACCACAAGCAGATATCCAAACCGATGGTGGAAAGGCAGCAATTCTTGACTATGTAAAGCATCATAT from Candidatus Woesearchaeota archaeon carries:
- a CDS encoding transglutaminase domain-containing protein, giving the protein MSSHKKRKVPLLSSLFCGYLIFSIGILGILSFHADVVSAQEHHDWFLNSEAATMNLTIDATMELQSTGQRYFINYVTADLLYFPRETSRQTVKELITTPSAQMADVIIYRWDKPTTTQLPFGLRARVQTTSALPKIPQKIPFPLTDLSPAYKQYTLPTENIDSDNEEIIMLASELAAGEDDLYVVLFNLATWVQSNVDYSLNTLTAEVSQKASWVLENRYGVCDELTSLFIALARSLGIPARYVSGLAYTNWNGINDFGPHAWAEIYFPDYGWVPFDVTYGEFGYIDASHIELHHSLDSKGVSSNYEWEGRDVDLDTKKLTLEADLLSVDKTFDPLLTITTRPVKENIALGSYNLLEVMLHNPQKYYVPVELFLTKTTGLVIEEGNSKHVLLKPEEEKRLYFTLKVDETLDPSFVYTYFIRAYTNRNESSETSFKSSQRDILYSSSEIMTLRSQLVDEETKTYSKAVNLSCNVPQEVYYTREVIAINCSLRNVGNIYLRDVEVCLDEICNSFDLPIAYETIVSFTSQFAAPGKREMAVTAKNTEVQKVVIIPVFVQETPDLDLLDFQFPEKIDYGEPYQISFHLTKTSEAVPYAIILNVSQDTLTKTWQLDRLDQDRTFILNLDSSDLTRQSNPFLFVVTYADKNGNSYQKEKEIVVELTDISYSDRVRMSIYRFAQGITNFGIGAILISVFVFGTLLGLILRRKRQ